The following proteins are co-located in the Anas platyrhynchos isolate ZD024472 breed Pekin duck chromosome 1, IASCAAS_PekinDuck_T2T, whole genome shotgun sequence genome:
- the PHLDA1 gene encoding pleckstrin homology-like domain family A member 1, with the protein MLESGCKAVKEGVLEKRSDGLLQLWKKKRCILTEEGLLLASPKQQPQPQPQQPAQQQQQQQPPGAEPAAKIKELHFSNMKTVDCVERKGKYVYFTVVMAEGKEIDFRCAQEQGWNAAITLQMVQYKNRQAILAVRSTRQKQQHLAQQPHGPRIRSASNSA; encoded by the coding sequence ATGCTGGAGAGCGGCTGCAAGGCGGTGAAGGAGGGcgtgctggagaagaggagcgacgggctgctgcagctctggaagaAGAAGCGCTGCATCCTCACCGAGGAGGGGCTGCTCCTCGCGTCCCccaagcagcagccccagccgcagccccagcagccggcccagcagcagcagcagcagcagccgccgggCGCCGAGCCGGCCGCCAAGATCAAGGAGCTGCACTTCTCCAACATGAAGACGGTGGACTGCGTGGAGCGGAAGGGCAAGTACGTCTACTTCACCGTGGTGATGGCCGAGGGCAAGGAGATCGACTTTCGGTGCgcgcaggagcagggctggaacGCGGCGATCACGCTGCAGATGGTGCAGTACAAGAACCGCCAGGCCATCCTGGCCGTGCGCTCCACCcgccagaagcagcagcacctggcgCAGCAGCCCCACGGCCCCCGCATCCGCAGCGCCTCCAACTCCGCCTAG